One window from the genome of Variovorax sp. PAMC26660 encodes:
- a CDS encoding YkvA family protein, producing the protein MNPTAWPRRCAGTLLSLCLSSLHRETPRVAKAIWLFVLVYAASPVDWTPEVLPMPSYLDDVVLLVGLSWLVWHMLPLGVWQECRTRSDD; encoded by the coding sequence ATGAATCCCACTGCGTGGCCGCGCCGTTGCGCAGGAACCTTGCTGTCGCTGTGTTTGAGCAGCTTGCACCGTGAAACGCCGCGCGTGGCAAAGGCCATCTGGCTGTTCGTTCTCGTGTACGCCGCGAGTCCCGTGGACTGGACTCCAGAAGTGTTGCCGATGCCGAGCTACCTGGACGACGTAGTGCTGCTGGTGGGCCTGTCCTGGCTGGTATGGCACATGTTGCCGCTGGGTGTCTGGCAAGAGTGCCGCACCCGGAGCGACGACTAG
- a CDS encoding Hsp20/alpha crystallin family protein has protein sequence MTAQNGQSRYSDAALTPPVDVIEDEGGITLYADLPGVSRDKLNLHVEAATLTIEAESALAVPQDLKTSHTEVGLGRFRRAFTLSKELDTQGVTAELAQGVLKLRIPKAAHAQPRRIDIHVA, from the coding sequence ATGACGGCGCAGAACGGGCAATCCCGCTACAGCGACGCGGCGCTCACGCCCCCCGTCGATGTGATCGAGGACGAAGGCGGCATCACGCTTTATGCCGATCTGCCGGGTGTCAGCCGGGACAAACTCAATCTTCATGTGGAAGCGGCAACGCTCACCATCGAGGCCGAGTCGGCGTTGGCGGTGCCGCAAGACTTGAAGACGAGCCACACCGAGGTAGGGCTGGGGCGCTTTCGCCGAGCCTTCACGCTCAGCAAAGAGCTGGATACGCAAGGCGTGACGGCCGAACTCGCGCAGGGCGTGCTGAAGCTGCGGATTCCCAAGGCAGCGCATGCCCAGCCACGGCGCATTGACATCCACGTCGCCTAG
- a CDS encoding Chromate resistance protein ChrB, whose amino-acid sequence MSLDFYRYIDDVTTATLLMNQEKRPSWLLLTYKVPAEPSKFRVAIWRRIRSLGAVYLQNSICVLPTTTEHQRQFRMVQADIDRAGGEAVIFETMALDAKQEERVVTYFKHDRDQDYEEFLDKCVDYKKEIEKEVMADHYTFAEVKENDEDLKKLKNWLERIKTLDFYGAPARATAEQRLVECEELLEVYANEVFEREQGAKGSPLVKPAAAKKTAAKAASKRTGKRSGKP is encoded by the coding sequence GTGTCGCTTGATTTTTATCGATACATTGATGATGTAACGACCGCTACATTATTAATGAATCAAGAAAAAAGACCCAGCTGGCTCCTATTGACCTACAAGGTGCCCGCTGAACCTTCCAAGTTCCGCGTGGCCATCTGGCGCCGCATCCGAAGCCTGGGCGCTGTCTACTTGCAGAACAGCATCTGCGTGCTGCCGACCACGACCGAGCATCAGCGCCAGTTCCGCATGGTCCAGGCCGACATCGACCGCGCCGGCGGCGAAGCGGTGATCTTTGAAACCATGGCGCTCGACGCGAAGCAGGAGGAGCGCGTCGTGACCTACTTCAAGCACGACCGCGATCAGGACTACGAGGAGTTCCTGGACAAGTGCGTCGACTACAAGAAAGAAATCGAGAAGGAGGTCATGGCCGATCACTACACCTTTGCGGAGGTGAAGGAGAACGACGAAGACCTCAAAAAACTCAAGAACTGGCTGGAGCGCATCAAGACGCTGGACTTCTATGGCGCGCCAGCCCGCGCGACGGCGGAGCAGCGTCTTGTCGAATGCGAAGAACTGCTCGAGGTCTACGCCAACGAGGTGTTCGAGCGTGAGCAAGGCGCGAAGGGCTCGCCGCTTGTGAAGCCAGCCGCGGCGAAGAAAACAGCCGCAAAGGCCGCCTCGAAACGTACCGGCAAGCGAAGCGGCAAACCATGA
- a CDS encoding carbonic anhydrase: MQDIIAGFLRFQAEVFPTRKELFRELAKSQTPKALFISCSDSRMVPELVTQREPGDLFVMRNAGNIVPSFGPEPGGVSATVEFAVSALKVSDIVICGHSDCGAMKAIATCACLDTMPAVKSWLRYADAARMINEAKPHADERSRVDGMVRENVLAQLNNLRTHPSVALALAQGTLTLHGWVYDIESGSIDALDMGTNRFVPLANHPAAGKPDSA, from the coding sequence ATGCAAGACATCATTGCCGGCTTTCTTCGCTTCCAGGCGGAAGTATTCCCCACTCGCAAGGAGCTCTTCAGGGAGTTGGCAAAGAGCCAGACCCCGAAGGCGTTGTTCATCTCGTGTTCGGACAGTCGGATGGTGCCCGAGCTCGTCACGCAACGAGAACCGGGGGATCTCTTTGTCATGCGCAACGCAGGCAACATCGTTCCTTCCTTCGGTCCAGAACCCGGTGGCGTCTCGGCAACCGTTGAGTTCGCTGTATCGGCATTGAAGGTCAGCGACATCGTCATCTGCGGGCATTCTGATTGTGGCGCCATGAAGGCGATTGCAACCTGTGCCTGCCTGGACACGATGCCTGCTGTGAAGTCTTGGCTGCGCTACGCCGACGCAGCGCGCATGATCAACGAAGCAAAACCGCACGCGGACGAACGCTCGCGCGTGGATGGCATGGTGCGGGAAAACGTACTCGCTCAATTGAACAACTTGCGAACGCACCCGTCGGTTGCGCTGGCACTTGCCCAGGGTACGCTCACGCTGCATGGCTGGGTCTACGACATTGAAAGCGGCTCGATCGACGCGCTGGACATGGGGACGAATCGTTTTGTGCCGTTGGCGAACCATCCAGCGGCTGGAAAGCCTGATAGCGCCTGA
- a CDS encoding MFS transporter codes for MKTSDTSLLKIPAGIWVLGFVSMLMDISSEMIHSLLPLFMVSTLGASALAVGLIEGAAEATALIVKVFSGTLSDYLGKRKGLAAFGYALGALSKPLFALAPTVGLVLAARLLDRVGKGIRGAPRDALVADIAPAHLRGAAFGLRQSIDTVGAFLGPLLAVALMLLWANDFRAVFWVAVIPGVMAVALLVFGLREPERHSTEKRINPIRRDNLKRLGAPYWWVVGIGAVFTLARFSEAFLVLRAQQGGIPIAFVPLVMVAMNVVYALTAYPFGKLSDRVSHTGLLAGGLIVLVVADLVLASSAQWWVVLSGVALWGIHMGITQGLLATMVANASPADLRGTAYGFFNLVSGLAMLVASVVAGVLWDQVGASATFYAGGAFCLLALAGLARQPMPQTERKVGRGS; via the coding sequence ATGAAAACCAGCGATACCTCCCTGCTCAAGATCCCCGCGGGCATCTGGGTGCTTGGGTTCGTCAGCATGCTGATGGACATCTCCTCGGAGATGATCCACAGCCTGCTGCCACTGTTCATGGTGTCGACCCTGGGGGCCAGCGCCCTGGCGGTTGGTTTGATTGAGGGGGCGGCCGAAGCCACGGCGCTGATCGTCAAGGTCTTCTCTGGAACGCTGAGCGACTACCTGGGCAAACGCAAGGGATTGGCAGCCTTCGGCTACGCCTTGGGTGCCCTGTCCAAACCGCTGTTCGCGCTGGCGCCAACGGTAGGCCTGGTCCTAGCGGCCCGATTGTTGGATCGTGTGGGCAAAGGGATTCGAGGTGCGCCGCGCGACGCATTGGTGGCTGACATCGCGCCGGCGCATCTGCGGGGCGCGGCCTTTGGGTTGCGCCAATCCATCGATACCGTGGGGGCCTTTCTCGGCCCGCTCCTGGCAGTAGCCTTGATGCTGCTCTGGGCGAACGACTTCCGGGCCGTGTTTTGGGTGGCGGTGATTCCGGGCGTGATGGCGGTCGCGCTGCTGGTCTTTGGCCTTCGGGAGCCAGAACGGCATTCGACGGAAAAACGGATCAACCCCATCCGCCGAGACAACCTGAAACGCCTCGGTGCCCCGTATTGGTGGGTGGTCGGCATTGGTGCGGTATTTACTCTGGCACGCTTCAGTGAGGCCTTTCTGGTGCTGCGCGCACAGCAGGGCGGCATTCCGATCGCATTCGTGCCGCTCGTGATGGTCGCGATGAACGTGGTCTACGCCTTGACGGCCTATCCGTTCGGCAAACTGTCTGACCGTGTCAGTCATACCGGACTGCTGGCGGGGGGTCTGATCGTGCTCGTTGTAGCGGACCTAGTGCTCGCCAGCAGCGCCCAGTGGTGGGTTGTTCTCTCGGGCGTCGCGCTGTGGGGCATTCACATGGGCATCACCCAAGGGCTGTTGGCCACCATGGTGGCGAATGCTTCGCCTGCCGATTTGCGTGGCACCGCCTATGGCTTCTTCAATCTGGTCAGTGGCCTGGCAATGCTCGTCGCCAGCGTGGTGGCGGGAGTGTTGTGGGACCAGGTGGGTGCGTCGGCAACGTTTTACGCGGGCGGGGCCTTTTGCTTGCTCGCGCTGGCAGGGCTGGCAAGGCAGCCCATGCCACAGACAGAGAGAAAAGTCGGGCGTGGTTCCTGA
- a CDS encoding Tn3 family transposase codes for MKLEFGFLCDYFTNDEFRREIHTLLNRGESVHQLQRAIYHGRILPERGRRRDEMRAISGSHALLTNVVIAWNTMRVQGVVDHWRKEKHPIEDAWLRRMGPVHFGHINFRGTIAFRIEQFEDALLHKSSPQRRAVQAG; via the coding sequence ATGAAGCTTGAGTTCGGTTTCCTGTGCGACTACTTCACCAACGACGAATTCCGTCGGGAGATCCACACGCTGTTGAACCGGGGCGAATCGGTACACCAGCTCCAGCGTGCCATTTACCACGGCCGGATTCTTCCCGAGCGCGGCCGTCGGCGCGACGAAATGCGAGCGATCTCGGGCTCCCACGCCTTGCTTACGAACGTTGTCATCGCATGGAACACCATGAGGGTGCAGGGTGTCGTCGATCACTGGCGCAAGGAAAAGCACCCGATCGAAGATGCCTGGCTGCGTCGTATGGGGCCGGTGCACTTCGGGCACATCAATTTCCGCGGCACCATCGCCTTCAGAATTGAGCAGTTCGAGGACGCCTTGTTGCACAAGAGCTCGCCGCAGCGTCGTGCCGTCCAGGCCGGGTGA
- a CDS encoding helix-turn-helix domain-containing protein, which produces MSVNSEFDCLIMAKRGHKMEYLSHLSQTAKRAMSSNFTERFKALTDELDRGWKVDLARRCGVSRPTVTHWRSGRTHSADPVQLFAIADYFGVNARWLATGEGPKWLEVADSTAEVSTGGPLATKGDTP; this is translated from the coding sequence ATGAGCGTGAATTCTGAATTCGATTGTTTGATCATGGCAAAACGAGGACACAAAATGGAGTATCTATCGCATTTGTCCCAGACCGCCAAAAGAGCGATGAGCAGCAATTTTACGGAACGCTTCAAGGCACTCACTGACGAATTGGACCGCGGGTGGAAAGTTGACCTTGCACGCCGTTGCGGCGTAAGCCGTCCGACGGTCACCCACTGGCGCTCAGGTCGAACTCACAGCGCTGATCCGGTGCAGCTGTTTGCTATTGCCGACTACTTTGGGGTGAATGCCAGGTGGCTGGCCACCGGGGAGGGGCCGAAATGGCTGGAGGTTGCGGACTCTACTGCGGAGGTCTCGACCGGAGGCCCGTTGGCCACGAAAGGAGACACGCCATGA
- a CDS encoding tyrosine-type recombinase/integrase — MNALVSLDQMMVPAHLDGSRGRNRVGSRSQLAAVDDRSAVLAWLARYADSPATLASYRKEAERLLLWCVLQRGAALSDLTHEDLLLYQRFLGDPQPAERWVMAPGQKPARNSPRWRPFAGPLGPSSLRQALSILNAMFSWLVEAGHLAGNPLALSRRKRRQAAPRVSRFLPEEHWNAVKVAIEVMPRGSDRERLHASRCRWLFSLLYVGGLRVSEICNARMGGFFGRRGADGRERWWLEITGKGNKTRLVPATGELVTELMRYRKAHALSPLPQEGEGTPLLMTLIAPIKPMARSAIHELVKGVMHAAAAALRLRGSDFEAAATHLEQASTHWIRHTAGSHLSEKVDLKVVRDNLGHANISTTSIYLHTEDDARHDATAAGHRVGWRSP, encoded by the coding sequence ATGAATGCCCTCGTCAGCCTGGATCAGATGATGGTGCCGGCCCACCTCGATGGCAGCCGCGGCCGCAATCGCGTCGGTTCGCGATCGCAGCTGGCCGCGGTTGACGACCGTTCGGCCGTTCTGGCCTGGCTGGCCCGCTACGCCGACTCGCCCGCCACGCTCGCCAGCTATCGCAAGGAAGCCGAACGCCTTCTGCTGTGGTGCGTCCTGCAGCGCGGCGCAGCGCTCTCAGACCTCACACACGAGGATCTGCTGCTCTACCAGCGCTTCCTCGGCGATCCGCAGCCGGCCGAGCGCTGGGTCATGGCGCCGGGCCAGAAGCCGGCGCGCAACTCGCCTCGTTGGCGGCCCTTTGCCGGCCCACTGGGCCCCTCGAGTCTGCGCCAGGCGCTGTCGATCCTCAACGCCATGTTCTCGTGGCTCGTAGAAGCCGGACACCTGGCCGGTAATCCGTTGGCGCTGAGCCGGCGCAAGCGCCGACAGGCGGCCCCACGTGTGAGCCGCTTTCTGCCGGAGGAACACTGGAACGCAGTGAAGGTTGCAATCGAAGTCATGCCTCGGGGCAGCGACCGTGAAAGGCTGCACGCTTCGCGCTGCCGATGGCTGTTCTCACTGCTCTACGTCGGCGGGCTGCGCGTGTCCGAGATCTGCAACGCCCGCATGGGCGGGTTCTTCGGCCGTCGGGGCGCCGACGGACGCGAGCGCTGGTGGCTCGAAATCACCGGCAAAGGGAACAAGACCCGCCTGGTGCCGGCCACGGGAGAATTGGTGACCGAGTTGATGCGCTACCGAAAGGCACATGCTTTGAGCCCGCTTCCACAGGAGGGAGAAGGCACACCGCTGTTGATGACGCTGATCGCCCCGATCAAGCCGATGGCACGAAGCGCCATTCACGAGCTCGTCAAGGGAGTGATGCACGCGGCCGCAGCCGCGCTGCGGTTGCGGGGCTCCGACTTCGAGGCTGCAGCGACCCACCTTGAGCAGGCGTCGACGCACTGGATTCGGCACACTGCCGGAAGCCATCTGAGCGAAAAAGTCGACCTGAAAGTGGTTCGCGACAACCTGGGGCACGCCAACATCAGCACGACCAGCATCTATTTGCACACGGAGGACGATGCCCGTCACGATGCGACGGCGGCCGGGCACCGGGTTGGTTGGCGCTCGCCGTAG
- a CDS encoding Hsp20/alpha crystallin family protein has translation MYRSLFSRDIFAEMDRLQRDVQQAFDLSPTIRGFARNGFPALNVGSTPQALEIYAFAPGVNPASLEVNLERGLLTIAGERKSTLPEAGGKSAVHINERFEGAFRRVMMLPDDADPEAVQARLKDGLLHITVQRRASAQPRRIAIQ, from the coding sequence ATGTACCGTTCTCTGTTTTCCCGAGACATCTTCGCGGAGATGGATCGCCTGCAACGCGATGTGCAGCAGGCCTTCGACCTGTCTCCCACGATCCGCGGCTTCGCTCGCAACGGCTTTCCTGCACTGAACGTGGGCAGCACCCCGCAGGCCTTGGAGATCTACGCCTTTGCGCCGGGCGTGAACCCTGCCTCGCTAGAGGTGAACCTGGAGCGTGGCCTGCTGACCATCGCCGGCGAGCGCAAGAGCACTTTGCCTGAAGCCGGGGGCAAGTCGGCCGTGCACATCAACGAGCGCTTCGAAGGCGCATTTCGACGCGTGATGATGCTGCCCGACGACGCAGACCCCGAGGCCGTGCAGGCCAGGCTGAAGGACGGCCTTTTGCACATCACCGTGCAGCGCCGGGCCTCTGCACAACCACGCCGGATCGCCATTCAGTGA
- a CDS encoding response regulator transcription factor, whose product MPLATVLVEDSKTIRDNLVPAMAELADAEVVAFAETADEGASLLDGLSDRWQLVVVDLFLREGSGLTVLRACLGRLPHQRVVVLTNYPTKEMRRRSLELGAGCRRGFRQVSRIGLVL is encoded by the coding sequence ATGCCACTCGCCACTGTGCTCGTCGAAGACAGCAAGACCATCAGGGACAACCTGGTTCCTGCAATGGCGGAGCTTGCCGATGCGGAGGTTGTGGCCTTCGCCGAGACAGCAGACGAGGGTGCCAGTCTGCTCGATGGCCTCTCGGATCGTTGGCAGCTCGTCGTGGTGGACTTGTTTCTGCGCGAAGGCTCCGGTTTGACCGTTTTGCGCGCATGCTTGGGACGTTTGCCCCACCAGCGCGTTGTCGTACTCACGAACTATCCGACGAAGGAGATGAGGCGCAGGAGCTTGGAGCTGGGTGCTGGGTGCAGACGCGGTTTTCGACAAGTCAGCCGAATTGGACTTGTTCTTTGA
- a CDS encoding DNA-binding protein, translated as MNTEIELQSDIEALRGRFTETKDLYREVCALLFFRYGITPTASKLYQFVRKGSMNAPAEALARFWEDLRSKARVEIDHPDLPPELKTSAAAAIADLWRQATAAARHELAALRLEDQAAVEQAQGEETRARQAATEALASADTLRQQLSAAQESLQQRQTDLEAERRAHAGAVARLQELQRHLEEARNQQERVRADFSAELAKAREAVDVANGRSDAAERRTLLEIDQERQARIKVDKQLEALRGQLAQTEGRHREGMLAQADAIARLQVKADAAEASQRELTTSHRSLAIELQAAREQLAASQQEALQYRAEAQTLRALLDRLSPAHPAPQQEVPALKASKSSARKAR; from the coding sequence ATGAACACTGAAATCGAACTCCAGAGCGACATCGAGGCCCTCCGGGGGCGATTTACGGAAACGAAAGACCTCTATCGCGAGGTTTGCGCGTTGCTGTTCTTCCGCTATGGCATCACTCCCACGGCCAGCAAGCTGTACCAGTTTGTGCGCAAAGGCTCGATGAACGCGCCGGCGGAGGCGCTGGCCAGGTTCTGGGAAGACCTGCGCAGCAAGGCGCGTGTCGAAATCGACCATCCGGATCTGCCGCCCGAACTCAAGACGAGTGCAGCGGCAGCCATCGCCGATCTATGGCGGCAGGCCACGGCCGCCGCGCGCCACGAACTCGCCGCGCTGCGCCTCGAGGACCAGGCCGCGGTCGAGCAAGCCCAGGGCGAGGAAACTCGGGCTCGCCAAGCGGCAACTGAGGCGCTGGCCAGCGCCGATACCCTGCGTCAGCAGCTGAGCGCGGCCCAGGAATCGCTCCAGCAACGGCAAACGGACCTGGAGGCAGAACGGCGTGCCCATGCCGGCGCCGTGGCCCGGCTGCAGGAGTTGCAGCGCCACCTCGAGGAGGCGCGCAATCAGCAGGAGCGGGTTCGAGCGGATTTCAGCGCCGAGTTGGCCAAGGCACGAGAGGCCGTGGACGTCGCGAACGGCCGCTCGGATGCCGCCGAGCGACGCACGCTGCTCGAGATCGACCAAGAGCGTCAGGCCCGGATCAAGGTCGACAAGCAGCTCGAGGCGCTGCGCGGCCAATTGGCGCAGACCGAGGGCCGTCATCGCGAGGGCATGCTGGCTCAGGCCGACGCGATCGCACGGCTGCAGGTCAAAGCCGATGCAGCCGAAGCTTCGCAACGGGAACTCACCACCAGCCACCGAAGCCTTGCCATCGAGCTTCAGGCCGCGCGGGAACAGCTTGCCGCAAGCCAGCAGGAAGCGTTGCAATATCGAGCTGAAGCGCAAACGCTACGCGCCCTGCTGGATCGGTTGTCGCCAGCGCACCCAGCACCGCAACAGGAAGTTCCGGCTTTGAAGGCTTCGAAGAGCAGCGCTCGCAAGGCCCGATGA
- a CDS encoding YkvA family protein, with protein sequence MTIQQNIRQWARRVKRDAVTLWLACRYPGTSWLPKALAAFVVAYALSPIDLIPGFIPVLGYVDDALLLPGLIWLAIRLMPKDVLAECRVQPDDWMRRGEGKPRSPWGIAFVVAVWIAFGVGLWLWLR encoded by the coding sequence TTGACGATCCAGCAAAACATCCGCCAGTGGGCCCGTCGCGTCAAGCGCGACGCCGTGACCCTGTGGTTGGCGTGCCGCTATCCGGGCACGTCGTGGCTGCCCAAGGCGCTGGCGGCCTTTGTCGTTGCCTATGCACTCAGCCCGATCGACCTGATCCCAGGCTTCATCCCGGTGTTGGGGTACGTGGACGATGCGCTCCTGTTGCCCGGGCTGATCTGGCTGGCGATCCGGCTGATGCCCAAGGACGTGCTCGCCGAATGCCGCGTGCAGCCGGACGACTGGATGCGCCGTGGCGAAGGCAAGCCGCGCAGCCCATGGGGTATCGCCTTCGTTGTCGCAGTATGGATCGCATTTGGGGTCGGTTTGTGGCTGTGGCTTCGGTAA
- a CDS encoding MerR family DNA-binding protein — MDKETSNLSIGAFAGAASVGVETIRFYQRRGLLPEPERLAGRIRRYGESDLRRVRFIRHAQRLGFSLDEILSLLRLDEEKDCDQARALAEQKLADVRTKMAELRDLESLLERLVQACGASRSRQSCALMAALKGCPCTEGAVDFGDQGNAGA; from the coding sequence ATGGACAAGGAAACCAGTAACCTGAGCATTGGTGCTTTTGCGGGGGCGGCAAGCGTTGGGGTGGAGACCATCCGGTTCTATCAACGCAGAGGTCTGTTGCCCGAGCCGGAGAGGCTGGCTGGCCGCATTCGTCGCTATGGCGAAAGCGATTTGCGGCGCGTTCGATTCATCAGGCACGCCCAGCGACTGGGATTCAGCCTCGATGAAATCCTCAGCTTGCTGAGGCTGGACGAAGAGAAAGACTGCGATCAGGCACGAGCGTTGGCCGAGCAGAAGCTTGCGGATGTTCGCACCAAGATGGCAGAGTTACGCGACCTCGAATCGCTCCTTGAGAGGCTGGTACAGGCATGCGGCGCGAGTCGAAGTCGACAGTCGTGTGCCCTGATGGCTGCGCTGAAAGGATGCCCTTGTACCGAAGGGGCCGTTGACTTTGGCGATCAAGGGAACGCGGGGGCGTGA
- a CDS encoding response regulator transcription factor — MRSECKNLLTVDEGLTRNYSGRGQFDGQALHPVTAFPWPDFLAGQHTKPVRVLLVDPDPAIRRVIAQELLDDLRIQLDGQASTLREGRRLLMQHEFEVLMVDVRLDDGSGFELIEEAKKHRSAPEVIAISAHHDESQTLRALELGASGYLVKNAWLQSYAQAVLHVVNGGAAVTPTLTRRLLSRLDHTRGNETPVRPSGNRASLSGREREVLRLVAIGNISADIAAQLAISPQTVNANMKSIYRKLHAHTRAQAVSFASHRGLL, encoded by the coding sequence ATGCGAAGCGAGTGCAAAAACTTGTTGACAGTCGATGAAGGTCTGACGAGAAATTATTCAGGGCGCGGTCAATTCGACGGACAGGCCCTACACCCCGTCACAGCATTTCCGTGGCCGGATTTTCTCGCAGGACAGCACACCAAGCCGGTGCGCGTTCTGCTGGTGGATCCGGACCCCGCAATCCGACGGGTGATCGCGCAAGAGCTGCTGGACGATCTTCGCATCCAGCTTGATGGCCAAGCCAGCACCTTGCGGGAAGGCCGGCGCCTTCTGATGCAGCATGAGTTCGAGGTGCTGATGGTCGACGTCCGCCTGGACGATGGCAGCGGTTTCGAGCTGATCGAAGAGGCCAAGAAGCATCGCAGCGCACCCGAAGTCATCGCAATTTCTGCGCACCATGATGAGTCTCAGACTCTGCGCGCACTTGAACTCGGCGCGTCCGGCTACCTGGTCAAGAACGCATGGCTGCAAAGCTACGCACAGGCCGTCTTGCATGTGGTCAACGGCGGAGCCGCCGTCACTCCGACACTGACCCGCAGGTTGCTCAGCCGCCTGGACCACACGCGCGGTAATGAAACTCCTGTTCGTCCGTCGGGCAATAGAGCATCACTGTCCGGGCGAGAACGCGAGGTGTTGCGGCTGGTAGCGATCGGGAACATCAGCGCCGACATCGCGGCACAGCTCGCCATCAGCCCTCAAACGGTTAACGCTAACATGAAAAGCATCTATCGCAAGCTGCACGCGCACACTCGGGCGCAGGCGGTGAGCTTTGCGTCGCACCGGGGTCTGCTATAG
- a CDS encoding response regulator transcription factor — MAGSTNTEEISNFPARILTAGVRSDGDEGVKKELEASGYVVDRYANDVAVRRQATAGNCSLVILDAAPSDRGYIVLLRAIKRSSTVPVLVLFKRGKIADLLEALNEGADNYLVKPVAISKLLFCVEELMQRTKAANSTVLRLADLELDWSSRKCFRNGSDLSLSTQEFSMLRTLFLRQGQVVSRAVLAQEVWGRKFDEKSNMVEVAIARLRKKLDGSFELKLVNTVRGEGYFLGPRSDIPSGASDHLFEETRSRDGDATATQATLIRVSQDFDPPRGIEAFALET; from the coding sequence ATGGCAGGCTCAACCAATACTGAAGAGATTTCAAATTTTCCGGCCCGGATCTTGACCGCCGGGGTTCGCTCAGATGGGGACGAAGGAGTCAAAAAAGAACTCGAAGCGAGCGGCTATGTGGTCGACAGATATGCGAATGATGTTGCTGTCCGCAGGCAAGCGACTGCAGGCAACTGCTCGCTGGTTATCCTCGACGCAGCGCCATCCGATAGGGGGTACATCGTGCTCCTGCGAGCAATCAAGCGCTCTTCAACGGTTCCTGTGCTCGTTCTTTTTAAACGCGGCAAGATCGCCGACCTTCTCGAGGCTTTGAACGAGGGCGCAGACAATTACTTGGTCAAGCCTGTTGCGATCTCGAAGCTTTTGTTTTGCGTCGAAGAGCTCATGCAACGAACGAAAGCAGCAAATTCGACCGTCCTGAGACTCGCCGATCTTGAGCTTGATTGGTCAAGTCGAAAATGCTTTCGAAATGGCTCCGACTTGAGCCTGAGTACCCAAGAGTTCAGCATGCTGCGCACGCTATTTCTCCGCCAGGGGCAAGTCGTCTCTCGCGCTGTATTGGCTCAGGAAGTGTGGGGAAGGAAATTCGACGAGAAGTCCAACATGGTCGAAGTTGCTATCGCGCGCCTGCGCAAGAAGCTTGACGGCTCGTTCGAACTGAAGCTTGTGAACACGGTGCGTGGCGAGGGCTATTTCCTGGGGCCCAGGTCTGACATCCCAAGCGGCGCCTCGGACCATCTATTTGAAGAAACGCGATCTCGGGACGGCGACGCAACGGCCACGCAAGCGACCCTCATTCGGGTTTCGCAAGATTTTGACCCGCCTCGTGGCATCGAAGCGTTTGCGCTCGAAACTTAG
- a CDS encoding fasciclin domain-containing protein, with product MKSKFNRLAVAALAASLTVGSFAAIAQVTVGGAPMYPTKDIIDNAVNSKDHTTLVAAVKAAGLVETLKGPGPFTVFAPTNAAFAALPAGTVDTLLKPENKAKLTTILTYHVVPGKLDAAALTKQIMAGNGMASLKTVSGGTLTAKSSGDKVMITDENGGTATVTIADVIQSNGVIHVVDKVLLPK from the coding sequence ATGAAGAGCAAATTCAATCGCCTCGCCGTGGCCGCATTGGCCGCTTCCCTGACCGTGGGCTCCTTTGCCGCCATTGCGCAGGTTACGGTCGGCGGCGCACCGATGTATCCCACCAAGGACATCATCGACAACGCAGTAAATTCCAAAGACCACACAACGCTCGTCGCAGCGGTGAAGGCTGCAGGCCTGGTCGAGACGCTCAAGGGACCCGGTCCGTTCACGGTCTTCGCGCCGACGAATGCAGCTTTCGCTGCGCTGCCGGCAGGCACGGTCGATACGCTGCTCAAGCCCGAGAACAAGGCTAAGCTCACCACGATCCTGACCTACCACGTGGTCCCAGGCAAGCTCGATGCAGCCGCGCTGACGAAGCAGATCATGGCTGGCAACGGCATGGCGTCGCTCAAGACCGTCTCGGGTGGAACACTGACGGCCAAGTCCAGCGGCGACAAGGTCATGATCACCGACGAAAACGGCGGCACCGCCACCGTGACCATCGCAGACGTCATCCAGTCGAACGGGGTGATCCACGTGGTCGACAAAGTGCTGCTGCCGAAGTAA